AATATAGATGTGGTTCGAGGTGTCAACTTTCAGCCCGTATCTCTCACTGGCAGACTGACTAAAGCTGAGCGAGATAAGTATAGAATAACTATTCCAGATGTAGTACAAAGAATAGAGGAGCAGACCGATGGAGAGATAGCTAAGAATGATTTTTATCCAGTACCATGCACAGACCCTGTAAGCAAATTTGTGGAAGCTTTAACAGGAAGGTCCCATTATGAGCTTTCTGTTCATTTTGTGTGTGGTGCTGCCACTTATGTCTTCAGAGAAGAAGATAAGTTGATTCCCTTGACCAGATTTATAGATATAGATGGTTTTTTTAAATACTTATCAGAAAAAGCAGATGAGATAAATAAGGGCAAAAATAGATATTGGGTAGCTATAAAGGCACTATCAAAGCTCAATAAGTTCGTGGATAAAGAGAAGCAACCCAAAGGACTGAACCTATCAAAAATAATATTCAATGCTCTTTGGAAGCATAATTATAAAGCGTTGGGCGTGTTCCATCATAAAGCACTTTTTATAGGGATGATGCATTTTCAAGACAAGTATAACTACGATATCCAGAGAGTGGTTAGGTGTGGCATACATTATCTAGTTCCAGACGGTAGAATAATTCCATTTTGTGCTTTCAATGTTATCCCAGAATGGTATAGAGATAAAATCCAGAGAGAGTTTGGAATTTCTATTGAAGAATGGGAAAAGAGAACTGGAAGAAAGATCAAGGATGACCGTTACATCAGGAAAAAGCCAGAAATTATCGCGAAATGAATTAAGAATTAAGAATAATCGGAATTTCTAGAGCCGGGGGCAGGATTCGAACCTGCATAAAGCAGGTTTCTACACATGAACTACTGCAGCCTGCCGCCTAACCACTCGGCCACCCCGGCATTTACTCGTTAGATTTCAGCGTAAGATAACAGCGCTATAAACTTTATGTGGTATAATGTCTATATGTTATCGATAAATC
This window of the Candidatus Methylarchaceae archaeon HK02M2 genome carries:
- a CDS encoding radical SAM protein, with amino-acid sequence MNFIKETKSICPECNKVLPATIFERNGKVWIEKKCQDHGRIEELYWGSYEMYQNASRYNIKGKGVSNPIIQKDVVNCPSDCGLCKEHLTHTTLANIVVTNRCDLACWYCFFYAKKAGYIYEPSLDQIREMAKNLRNQKPVPGNAVQLTGGEPCLRDDLIEIIKIIKEEDIDHVQVNTDGIRLATDPILARKIKEAGTNTIYLSFDGLTPNTNPKNHWEISTILDNCRNADLGIVFVPTIIKGVNDHEVGGIVKYASKNIDVVRGVNFQPVSLTGRLTKAERDKYRITIPDVVQRIEEQTDGEIAKNDFYPVPCTDPVSKFVEALTGRSHYELSVHFVCGAATYVFREEDKLIPLTRFIDIDGFFKYLSEKADEINKGKNRYWVAIKALSKLNKFVDKEKQPKGLNLSKIIFNALWKHNYKALGVFHHKALFIGMMHFQDKYNYDIQRVVRCGIHYLVPDGRIIPFCAFNVIPEWYRDKIQREFGISIEEWEKRTGRKIKDDRYIRKKPEIIAK